Below is a window of Leishmania donovani BPK282A1 complete genome, chromosome 21 DNA.
GacggggaagagggagacgaTGATCATCCAcgacctgcagcagcagacggtgACCTCGGCCGAGAAGGCATACCCGATGATCGAGATGGgtctgcgccggcggcagacCGCCGAGACGGGTATGAATGCACACAGCAGTCGCAGCCACGCCATTCTGCAGATCCGCGTCGCCCAGTACCGCACCAACCGTGACGCGCGAGAGACTGTGGAGCACCAGGCGACGATCAACCTGGTGGACCTCGCTGGCAGCGAGCGGCAAAAGACGGCGAACACAAGCGGGACGAACCGTGCGGAGGGCATTCAGATTAACCAGTCACTCGCCACTCTGGCACGCGTCATCAACGACATCGCGAGCGGGGCGAGGTTTGTGAACTACCGCGACTCGTTGTTGACGATGGTTCTCAAGGACAACCTTGGTGGCAACAGCAAGACGTTTATGATCGCCAACATCTCGCCCATCGCCTTCAGCTACCAGGAATCCTGCGCGACCCTCACATACGCGAAGGACGTGCGCAAGGTCCGCAACCGGCCGATGGTGAACAAGACCTTCCAAACGCGCGCGAACCTGCTGGAGCAGAATATGATGCTGAAGCAGGAGAACGAGAAGCTGAAGGTGCAGATGGAGATGTGGGTGAGGAGCCTGCAGAGCGGCAACCTGCACGCCTCCGTGACGGACATGGTGGCCTTGTTGCCTGTCCTGGGAGGCGGCACGGCGGAGGCTGGCGACCATCTgctgccgtcaccgccgctgtcgatggCGCAGGCTGTCGAAACCGAGCAGCGTCGTGCCGCCGATGTACCGCTGGCCGCAGCCGGGTGCAACGAGACCTTCCTGaccgccatcagcagcgggctgacagcgccgctgctaATATCGTCCCACCGCAAGTACACGAGCGTGGCGGGGATCGGGGGCTCGTGCATTgagggcggcgctgtgcgcgtCTCGGCACTGGTgaaggaggcgatggagTTCCCGCTGAGTCATGTGTTGCATCCGCTGCCGACTATGGCGGCCGGTGACACCTCGTACACCACCGACGAGGACAGCCATGACGCCCAGAAGCGTCACACCACCATCCTAATGGATGCAGACGCGAGCTCGCTGGGGTGCGCGAGTGGTGAGGCCGCGCAACGGCCGGACGCCGCAGGGGAGgctgcagcgatggcggGGGAGGTGATGGGCCTGGGGTCGCTGGTGTTGGAGCGCGTGGCTCAGCGCTCGTGCGAGCAGCGGTACTATGTCCACTTCAAGCCACCCACCACTGCTGAGGGCCTCTCGCGCCTCATCGACGTCCAGGTCAATGGCAAGAGCATCGGGGCGAAGGGTCGGCGTGAACTGCACCACGGCGACGTAGTCTGCGCCTACCTCGAGGACGCGGCGaagatggaggcggcggcggcggagacggcggccAGCGCCTGTCTGCACACCCAAAGTCTCATTTCTTTCCACTACGTCGACCTCAACGCGCTCTCGCGTGGCGCGAACGCGTCCATGACCGGCATGAGCAGTGCCACGCTTGGCCAAATCGCGGTCTCGGTCGACCTTCCGGCGGACATGGAGAACCTCACCTTGGATGGCATCAAGCAGTTGCAACGCGACAACGCAAAGCTGCTGGACATGGTACGCCAGCAGGCAGAGACGATCGACTACCAGTGCGCCCACGCCAGCACGCCGATGATGCAGGTGGAGGACCTGCTGGGGGGCATCTCGCCGGCCGGCAGCCCTGGCTCCGGGTCGCCGAACCCGCGCTCGCTGGAGCCGAGCATCTCAgcattgccgccgccggagacACACAAGGTGGCCGTTGCCCTCGAAGCCTTCCGCCGCGTGTCTGTCTCCCCGTCTATCCGCGGTGGGTCCGTCATGCCAGCTGACCTGGAGGcggacgagctgctgcatcgcgcGGCAACGCAGAGCGAGTCGAAACAGCGCCTCGACAACGCTGTTCGCGAGAACCAGAAGCTGCATCGCACCGTCGTGTCGCGCAACGCCACTCTGGACGCGCTGGCGCGACGCCTTGCCGAGCTGGAGGCTGGCGGGCCGCTCAACTCGCTGACCAGCCCATCGCCGTCCTCTTCATTggcgtcttcgtcgtcgaaCACCAGTCTTTCGGCTGATAGGGGTTACAATGGCGAGACGCTGGCCGGCAGGCGCGCTGATAGCGTCGAGGACGACACAGATGTGTCGAGGCGCACAAGGGGAGACCGTGGAAGCCTCACATGCGTGTCCTCGCCTTCACAGATGCGCGCCGTCTCTGCGCAGCGTCGGGGCGAGGAAATCGTCGAGGCcgacgatgatgacgagCCCCGTCCGGAGCCCATCGGAGACGGCCAGAGGCGCATCGTGTATGAGAACGCTGAGGGCGCACGTGAGCGCTAtcaggcggtggtgcgggaGCGAGAGCAGTTTGATCGCATCCTCGAGCTGGAGGCTCTCATCggtgagctgcgcgagcgaATCAGCGAGCTGGAGAGCCGCTTGCGCTTTTCCAAGGACGAgacgctggagcagcagatgTTCCGCGAGCAGGCCGAGGCGGAACGTGacgcgctgctcgaggagctgGCGAACACGCGTTGTGAGAactcggcgctgcgccgcgagaACGCCAGCCTCGAAGGCTTTCTTGCCAGGGATGAGCAGGCGCTCGCGGACGCCGCGCGCCTCGCAGACGAagagctggagcggcagaCCGCCGTGCTGGCCGACCGTATCAAAGCGCTCAAGGCGCTCTCCCGCATGTGGAAGCAGCGCACCATGAAGTACATCGCGATGGGCTAtggtgccggcagcgacgacaagcacaccggcagcgctggGGCCGCGCACCTTGAAGCCATTCCATGGGACGACCTGCGCGCCGCAGAGACGGCTGCCATAGCGAAGCGGCGCCTTGGTAGGGGTGACGCGGACGCCTGTCCGGTTGATGTGGCGCAGGCCATCGACGACTTTGAGAAGTCCACGACTGAGGAcaacgtgcgcgcgctcgagTACGCGTTGCTCAACTTTGAGCAGGAAAaccagcggctgctggacGAGATCCGGCGCATccaggcggagctggacgGGTACAAGGGCCTCATTGGGCGCCTCcgggcggagaaggcggagacggagaagacCCTGGCGGACGCGACGGACTccaccgaggaggagcgccgccgcatgcAGCAACTTCTGCGCAACACCaacgcgcagctggaggaggcggaggaaaaTCTGAAGCGGACGCAGGTTCGCCTGGATGACGCGATGGAGATGTGCGAGAGCAATAAGCGCAAGGCCGTGAGGAACAATGAGTTACTGCTGTCTCAGCAGAAGCGTACTAtcgagcagctggaggcggagctgtgTCGCCTGCGTCGCGACCATGCGGCCAAGGACGAGGAACTCACGAACCTGACGCGGTACATGCAGGACCGTGATGcgctcggcggcgacggcgtggcgaAGAGCTGCGAGCTGCGCTCTCGCATCGAGGAGCTGGTCAGCGACTCGATGGAGGAGTACGAGGCGCCGAACGGGTACTCGGTGTTCCCTGCGGGCTTTGAGTTCTCGAACGAGATGGTGTCACTCATCCGCATTTGCCTCCGTATCTTGCTTGACCGGCTCAAGATGGAGCTGTACGTGCTCAACGCGCAGAGCGTGCACAAATTCCAGCTCCTGATCCACGCTGTGAAGGCGCGCACGGAGGCGCACTTTCACACCTTCAtgcaccagctgcgcgacgccgtcTCGCAGATGTCAGGGCGCACGTTGCGGCCTGGCAGCAAGTGGGGCCTGTCCGAGTCGGACGTCCTCTCAACCCTCGTtgatcaccgccgccgccaggtGGGCGACGCGCTGAGCGGTTTGCTAATCTGGTATGACCACTGGGACAACGCCCCAAAGACAGAGCATGTCGCCTACATGGAGCTGATCCGCAACGCCGACCGCATCATGCAGATGGCCCGCATTGTGCGCCGCGAGAGCTTCCTGAACACGAATGCGACGTCCACTTCGCTGATGCCGATCCCCGGCAAGAGCGGCACAAGTGACACCTCGCTCCTCCCAGAGTCGTCGCGCCGCAATGATAAGACTGTAAAGGGGAGCTGCAAGattctctctcgccttgcGTCGTCCACCCGACAGAGCAACCTGGCACGCGCCGTGAATCAGTTCTCCGCGACGCCTTCGCGAGCCACGATCGCCGTCCGCGAggacgtcgtcggcgccacgccgtgcCCGGTGGAGCAGGGCGCGACCCCGttcagccgcagcgcaacggtagcggcgctggcacTCTCGCAAAGCATGATCCCCTTTAGCAGAACAGCCACTGGAACGCACACTAGCGGGCACCAGCCGCCATCAGCTGCGAACCTGGAGAGCTGCTCGCTCTTCAGCCGTTGTCCCTCTGGGCTTCCGCGGGTGtccgccacgacggcgacggctaCCGGCCTCTCGCCTCGGCCGAACCCGTCAACGGTCACACCTATGCGACCCATAAAGCAGGCCACGAGCGTCGGTGCCGCGAcgcct
It encodes the following:
- a CDS encoding kinesin, putative yields the protein MGRGAAQEVYPDDGHIFVCVRIRNVPQNAACLTNNGGAATNTRSSTVARKSVLREAQRICVSVVENVVVMHDPTSIDDAATVAKDGNNVVQMLTDRANHAGAARNSRKTAGGGGAAAGASGISSRRTVGGARATTAGDARLVSTSTANYYECDYCIASMEESQLLQMPLIRTSDFLQPPPYGTQEEVYQRTAMHAVKAAIDGINSCVFAYGQTGSGKTYTLFGDTTNIRRDPGVVPRTLDDLFGRLEAVKQSYRNDKVTDYSYLVHLSFYEIYQNEVYCLFSRQGPLRVQFVRDLTGKRETMIIHDLQQQTVTSAEKAYPMIEMGLRRRQTAETGMNAHSSRSHAILQIRVAQYRTNRDARETVEHQATINLVDLAGSERQKTANTSGTNRAEGIQINQSLATLARVINDIASGARFVNYRDSLLTMVLKDNLGGNSKTFMIANISPIAFSYQESCATLTYAKDVRKVRNRPMVNKTFQTRANLLEQNMMLKQENEKLKVQMEMWVRSLQSGNLHASVTDMVALLPVLGGGTAEAGDHLLPSPPLSMAQAVETEQRRAADVPLAAAGCNETFLTAISSGLTAPLLISSHRKYTSVAGIGGSCIEGGAVRVSALVKEAMEFPLSHVLHPLPTMAAGDTSYTTDEDSHDAQKRHTTILMDADASSLGCASGEAAQRPDAAGEAAAMAGEVMGLGSLVLERVAQRSCEQRYYVHFKPPTTAEGLSRLIDVQVNGKSIGAKGRRELHHGDVVCAYLEDAAKMEAAAAETAASACLHTQSLISFHYVDLNALSRGANASMTGMSSATLGQIAVSVDLPADMENLTLDGIKQLQRDNAKLLDMVRQQAETIDYQCAHASTPMMQVEDLLGGISPAGSPGSGSPNPRSLEPSISALPPPETHKVAVALEAFRRVSVSPSIRGGSVMPADLEADELLHRAATQSESKQRLDNAVRENQKLHRTVVSRNATLDALARRLAELEAGGPLNSLTSPSPSSSLASSSSNTSLSADRGYNGETLAGRRADSVEDDTDVSRRTRGDRGSLTCVSSPSQMRAVSAQRRGEEIVEADDDDEPRPEPIGDGQRRIVYENAEGARERYQAVVREREQFDRILELEALIGELRERISELESRLRFSKDETLEQQMFREQAEAERDALLEELANTRCENSALRRENASLEGFLARDEQALADAARLADEELERQTAVLADRIKALKALSRMWKQRTMKYIAMGYGAGSDDKHTGSAGAAHLEAIPWDDLRAAETAAIAKRRLGRGDADACPVDVAQAIDDFEKSTTEDNVRALEYALLNFEQENQRLLDEIRRIQAELDGYKGLIGRLRAEKAETEKTLADATDSTEEERRRMQQLLRNTNAQLEEAEENLKRTQVRLDDAMEMCESNKRKAVRNNELLLSQQKRTIEQLEAELCRLRRDHAAKDEELTNLTRYMQDRDALGGDGVAKSCELRSRIEELVSDSMEEYEAPNGYSVFPAGFEFSNEMVSLIRICLRILLDRLKMELYVLNAQSVHKFQLLIHAVKARTEAHFHTFMHQLRDAVSQMSGRTLRPGSKWGLSESDVLSTLVDHRRRQVGDALSGLLIWYDHWDNAPKTEHVAYMELIRNADRIMQMARIVRRESFLNTNATSTSLMPIPGKSGTSDTSLLPESSRRNDKTVKGSCKILSRLASSTRQSNLARAVNQFSATPSRATIAVREDVVGATPCPVEQGATPFSRSATVAALALSQSMIPFSRTATGTHTSGHQPPSAANLESCSLFSRCPSGLPRVSATTATATGLSPRPNPSTVTPMRPIKQATSVGAATPAAALATGASPAALTAAARANYSRMASAGVLPVLEADVAYVANTDVAEAVSISTYNFSRRMSSAAGAGEGAAADKGEPVRRPNRLFSRCQTAIPQTRDSMQQQQRALRRQNSATLASSKTHSSAGATCTRRQVSRAKATEAFARSKTYYTVPKSTATLSRPSRRRSGVRVSTNSSTRSTGSLGGGSPHARPSSSQHNATRLSAFYSIPPAEQARGSGKGRASMLSSNATTKPSAAEISFCNLDVMKSLRERSTSDVNRQVPTGNKPSSISNRVDLTNISSVHPRKGMAQPVPSSTGARVSAGHDTTLVSTTPVVPRLDFGALEGKR